The Muribaculum intestinale genome includes the window GTTGCGCGACAGCACTGCGGCGGCCACCGAGCCGGGATTGGAGCCCTTGCGGCCTATCTCGCGGATTTCGTTGGCGGTGTTGGCGTTGCGGTTGTGGGTCGGACTCTTCTCGAAAGCCTCGATAAAGCGGTCGTCGTCCATCTGCGAGGGTGTGAGGACGATAAACTTGGCTTTGGTCTTCTGCTCGACCATGCCGGCCACGGCCTTGTCGCCGTATTCCTGGCGTATGCGTTCGGTGGCGTCGGCTGAATTCTTGTTCTCGCCGAAGTCGATTTTGTCTTTCTTGCCGCCGAAGAATGTGGAGCGGGTGTTGTCCTTGGTATCGTTGATCGTAATCTCGAATCCGGTGGCGAGGATGGTCATCTTCACGCGGTTTTCGAGAGTGCGGTCGTAGTACATACCCCAGATGATGTCGACATCGGTGTCAATCGAGCTGATAAACGATGTGAGCTCGTCGGTCTCCTCCATCTTGAAGTCCATGTCGGGGTTGATGTAGATGTTGAAAAGGAGTTTTTTCGACGAGAGCACGTCGCGGTTCTTGAGCAGCGGAGAGTTGAGAGCGTCCTGTATGGCTTTGGTCACACGGTTCTCGCCTTCGCCGTATCCGGTTGAGATGATTGCGGCGCCACCGTTGCGCAGGGTTGTGTCCACGTCGTTGAAGTCGAGGCGGATATGCACATCCTCCCATGTGATCAGCTCGGCGATTGAGCGGGCGGCGGTGGTGAGGGTGTCGTCGGCTTTGCCGAACGCGTTGATGACGTTGAGGTCGGGGTATATCTCGTTGAGGCGCTGATTGTTGATGATGAGCATGGCGTCGACATACTTGCTCATCTCCTCGGCGCCCTCTAGGGCCTTGATAATCTTTTTGGTGCCTTCGAACAGGAAGGGAATGGTGACGATACCGATTGTGAGGAGTCCGCGGTCGCGTGCGATGCGTGCCACTACCGGCGACGCGCCGGTGCCGGTGCCGCCACCCATGCCTGCGGTGATAAACACCATCTTGGTCTTGTCGTTGAAGATTTCGGCAATCTTCTCGGCGCTCTCCTCGGCAGCGGCTCTGGCCACATCGGGCTTGTTGCCTGCGCCGAGGCCGTTGCCGATCTGCACCTTGGTGGGCACCGGCGACTGCATCAGGGCCTTGCGGTCGGTGTTGAGCACTACGAACGATACATGCTTGATGTCCTGCCGGAACATGTGGCTGACGGCATTGTTGCCGCCGCCGCCTACGCCGAGCACCTTTATGATAACGTCTTCGTCCTCACCGGTTGCAAATCCGGCATCATATGCGTTGGGTATGTCTTCGATTGTCATGTCGGTAATAATCAGTGGATGAGGTGTTTGGTGGGCTTTCTGAGGGCTCGCGGTTTACTCGTCATTGTCATCGGGCTCCTGGAACCATTTG containing:
- the ftsZ gene encoding cell division protein FtsZ, producing the protein MTIEDIPNAYDAGFATGEDEDVIIKVLGVGGGGNNAVSHMFRQDIKHVSFVVLNTDRKALMQSPVPTKVQIGNGLGAGNKPDVARAAAEESAEKIAEIFNDKTKMVFITAGMGGGTGTGASPVVARIARDRGLLTIGIVTIPFLFEGTKKIIKALEGAEEMSKYVDAMLIINNQRLNEIYPDLNVINAFGKADDTLTTAARSIAELITWEDVHIRLDFNDVDTTLRNGGAAIISTGYGEGENRVTKAIQDALNSPLLKNRDVLSSKKLLFNIYINPDMDFKMEETDELTSFISSIDTDVDIIWGMYYDRTLENRVKMTILATGFEITINDTKDNTRSTFFGGKKDKIDFGENKNSADATERIRQEYGDKAVAGMVEQKTKAKFIVLTPSQMDDDRFIEAFEKSPTHNRNANTANEIREIGRKGSNPGSVAAAVLSRNNDSPLSSGPAPMSSQPGTSNRTIRF